A genomic region of Ensifer adhaerens contains the following coding sequences:
- a CDS encoding LysR substrate-binding domain-containing protein, which produces MRKLPPLGALRVFEAAARRLSFKHAAEELNVSATAVSHQIRQLEEMLEVKLFERETRQVHLTAAGKALFPVLRDGLDRFEQAIADVRRQQGSKVARLTSTVAFVAKRLAPLAGSFREAYPDWTLRLDASNRTVDLEADADAAIRYGGGHYPGLVTEPLFADRFAPVCAPRLAPASVADLKRETLIHFDWGPSRRNDHRAPVWRQWLERAGAIGVDASAQLSFTDEIHAVQAAVAGQGIALLSLTLVADELASGILVQPFDLTLESDRYDFVYSPRMADRPATRVLRDWVHAQFGSGDGRSPS; this is translated from the coding sequence ATGAGGAAGTTGCCGCCGCTCGGTGCACTCAGGGTTTTTGAAGCGGCCGCGCGTCGGCTGAGCTTCAAGCATGCCGCCGAAGAGCTGAACGTTTCGGCAACCGCCGTCAGCCACCAGATCCGACAGCTGGAGGAGATGCTGGAGGTCAAGCTCTTCGAGCGCGAGACGCGCCAGGTGCATCTGACGGCGGCTGGCAAGGCGCTGTTTCCCGTGCTGCGCGATGGTCTCGATCGTTTCGAACAGGCAATTGCCGACGTGCGTCGACAGCAAGGGAGCAAGGTGGCGCGGCTGACCTCCACGGTTGCCTTCGTCGCCAAGCGTCTGGCGCCGCTCGCCGGCTCGTTTCGCGAGGCCTATCCGGACTGGACACTGCGGCTCGACGCTTCCAACAGGACGGTCGACCTGGAGGCGGATGCGGACGCTGCGATCCGTTACGGCGGCGGGCACTACCCGGGTCTCGTCACCGAGCCGTTGTTTGCCGATCGTTTTGCCCCGGTCTGCGCCCCGAGACTGGCACCGGCAAGTGTGGCCGATCTCAAACGGGAAACGCTCATTCACTTCGACTGGGGCCCATCGCGCCGCAATGATCACCGCGCGCCCGTCTGGCGGCAATGGCTGGAGCGCGCGGGCGCGATCGGTGTCGATGCCAGCGCGCAACTTTCCTTTACCGATGAGATCCACGCGGTACAGGCGGCGGTTGCGGGGCAGGGCATCGCTCTCCTGAGCCTGACGCTCGTGGCGGATGAACTCGCCTCGGGCATCCTCGTTCAGCCTTTCGACCTGACGCTCGAGAGCGACCGCTACGACTTCGTCTACAGCCCGCGCATGGCCGACCGGCCAGCGACTCGCGTGCTTCGCGATTGGGTGCACGCGCAGTTCGGCAGCGGCGATGGCCGCTCCCCTTCCTAG
- a CDS encoding RidA family protein, which translates to MSLEQVVTKPDPYAPFLLSQAIKANGFVFVSGQAAIGDDGELVGVGDFDRQAEQAFRNLDRALKAAGSGLDKIVKVTIFLRSMENFAKIIELRRKWFSAPYPADSIIEVSSLYSSDALIEIEAIALDAGR; encoded by the coding sequence ATGTCTCTCGAACAGGTCGTCACCAAGCCGGATCCCTATGCGCCCTTCCTGCTCTCCCAGGCGATCAAGGCCAATGGCTTCGTCTTCGTCTCCGGCCAGGCGGCGATCGGCGACGACGGCGAACTCGTCGGTGTCGGCGACTTCGACCGTCAGGCCGAGCAGGCCTTCCGCAATCTCGACCGGGCGCTGAAGGCGGCGGGCTCTGGTCTCGACAAGATCGTCAAGGTCACGATCTTCCTGCGCTCTATGGAGAATTTCGCAAAGATCATCGAACTCCGCCGCAAGTGGTTTTCCGCGCCCTATCCGGCCGACAGCATCATCGAGGTCTCCTCGCTCTATTCGTCGGACGCGCTGATCGAGATCGAAGCGATCGCGCTCGACGCGGGGCGCTGA
- a CDS encoding NADH:flavin oxidoreductase, translating into MNAPLSIPSPVFTGARLKGLGFANRLSVAPMTRISASAAGVPGERMQRYYQRFARGGFSLITTEGIYTDKAYSQTYRDQPGLTDREQAEAWRQIVDAVHAEGGRIFAQLMHGGALAQGNPHRPETVGPSAVRPKGSQMTGYHGDGPYPLPREISDAQIAEAIEGFADAARLAIDVAGFDGIEIHGANGYLLDQFFTDYSNRRTDRWGGDIVERLGLSLEVLKAVRAAIGPDVPLGLRLSQGKVNDFRHKWGEREQGAARVFEALGKSPADFVHVTEFEAWQPAFEGGDASLVSLARRHAPRLLLIANGSLHDLARAEEVMEAGADMIAIGRGALVNPDWPRLTAERSGLRPFELPFLAPISDIKDSELAL; encoded by the coding sequence ATGAACGCGCCCCTCAGCATTCCATCACCGGTCTTCACCGGTGCCCGCCTCAAAGGGCTCGGTTTCGCCAACCGCCTGTCGGTCGCGCCGATGACCCGCATCAGCGCCTCGGCGGCGGGTGTGCCCGGCGAACGCATGCAACGCTACTACCAGCGCTTTGCCCGCGGTGGCTTCAGCCTGATCACCACGGAAGGCATCTACACGGACAAGGCCTATTCCCAGACCTATCGGGACCAGCCGGGCCTGACGGACAGGGAACAGGCGGAAGCCTGGCGGCAGATCGTCGATGCCGTTCACGCAGAAGGCGGCCGCATCTTCGCGCAGCTGATGCATGGCGGCGCGTTGGCGCAGGGCAATCCGCACAGGCCCGAGACGGTGGGCCCTTCCGCTGTCCGCCCGAAGGGCAGCCAGATGACCGGCTATCACGGCGACGGGCCCTATCCGCTGCCGCGCGAAATCAGCGACGCCCAAATCGCCGAGGCGATCGAGGGCTTTGCCGATGCCGCTCGCCTTGCGATCGACGTCGCCGGCTTCGACGGCATCGAAATCCACGGCGCCAACGGATACCTGCTCGATCAATTCTTCACCGATTATTCAAACAGGCGGACCGATCGCTGGGGTGGAGATATCGTTGAGCGTCTCGGCCTGTCGCTCGAAGTGCTGAAGGCGGTGCGCGCGGCGATCGGACCCGACGTTCCGCTGGGCCTCCGCCTCTCCCAAGGCAAGGTCAACGACTTCAGGCACAAATGGGGGGAGCGCGAACAAGGCGCTGCGCGCGTGTTCGAGGCACTCGGCAAAAGCCCGGCCGACTTCGTGCACGTGACCGAGTTCGAAGCCTGGCAGCCAGCCTTCGAGGGTGGCGACGCCTCGCTCGTCTCGCTCGCCCGCCGTCACGCGCCGCGCCTCCTCCTCATCGCCAATGGCAGCCTACACGACCTCGCCCGCGCCGAGGAGGTGATGGAAGCGGGTGCCGACATGATCGCGATCGGCCGCGGCGCGCTCGTCAACCCCGACTGGCCGCGGCTGACTGCCGAACGCAGCGGCTTGCGCCCCTTCGAACTACCGTTCCTTGCACCGATCAGCGACATCAAGGACAGCGAACTCGCTCTCTGA